Genomic DNA from Clostridium sp. BJN0013:
CACATTCCCTGCCTCTACTTGTAACTGCAAGAGTTATACAGGCAGTGGGAGCTGCTGCTACAATGGCCACCAATCAAGGAATTATAACTCAGGTTTTTCCAAAACATGAAAGGGGTAGAGCACTTGGACTGATAGGCACTTTTGTTGCACTGGGTTCTATGGCAGGTCCACCTATTGGAGGGCTAATTGTCTCTGCTGTAAGCTGGGAATATATATTTTTAATCAATGTGCCTATTGGGATAATTGTATTTATAATGGCAATGAAAGTACTACCAAAATCTCATGATGTAGTTGAAGAAAAAGTAGATGGAAAAGGCTCTCTTCTATTTACTGTATTTATAGTACTTTTATTTGGAGCACTGCTTCAAGGCCAGAGCATAGGATACAATAATCCTTTTGTAATAAGTGCCTTTATTATTTCATTTGTATCCTTTGTAATATTTATTATTGTAGAAAATAAAATACAAGTTCCCCTGCTTGAACTTGGAATTTTTAAGAACAGCTTATTTTCTATAAGTATAATATGTGCCTTTATTTCTTTTATTTGTATTGGTGCTTCAAATATAATATTACCCTTTTATTTTCAGGATGTATTAAAGTTTTCACCTGCTGCAACAGGGCTATTTATGATGGTATCCCCTGTGGTATTATCTATAGTGGCTCCTATTAGCGGATATATGTCAGATAAGATTGGCTCGGAAATACTTACATTAATTGGTCTTTTGCTTACAAGCATAGGTCTGTTTTTAATATCCAGTTTAAGTGAAAAATCTTCTCTAATTATTTTAGTAGTATATATAGTAGTTATGACTATAGGAAATGGAATGTTTCAATCCCCTAATAATTCACTGGTTATGTCAACTGTATCTAAAAATAAACTTGGTATAGCCGGAAGTGTAAATGCACTTATTAGAAATCTGGGGTTGGTTTTAGGTACAGCTGTTGCCACTTTACTTCTGTATAATAGAATGAGTTACAGGATTGGATATAGGGTAGTGGATTATGTTAAGGGCAGGGATGATATATTTATCTATGGAATGAGATGGGTATACATATCTGCTGGAATTTTATGTTTAGTGGGAGTTGCAATCACAGCTTTAAGGTTTTATCGCAATAAAGGAGATGAAATCAAACTTAAAATGAAAAAATCAAAAACATCGGAAGATAATGCAATTTGACATATTATTTAAATTAGAAGAATATAATAGAGGGTGAAAGCGTGTATATGAAAGGAATCCGGAATGATTTACTTTAGGTATCCTCATAAATATAAATATCCTTTTGAAGCTGAAGAGCCCTATTATCGTAATGACACTTACAAAGAAGATCTTAAAAAATCCATAAAACTGCAGGAACAAAAGCTTGCCCCTGCTAATTTTAGCATACAGTATCCATTTATAGATCCTTTAAATTATAAAGGAAGTGGTGTGGGTAAAGTCAATAATGAAATTATAAATCAGGTAAGTGAACTTTTTAAAAAACAGGTACTTCAAATTGGAGCTGTAGACTTTAATGAGGTGCTTGGAAATTATGAAGTGATGTTAAATAAAAATGGGATTTTAAGCATATTGTTCAGCATGTATATTTATGTAAATAGGGCAGCCCACGGTTCTACTTTGTATTCTTCTATGACAGCCAATGTAAAAACTGGTCAAATTTATAGTTTTAGTGATCTTTTTAATAGCAAAGTATATTATAAGGGATTTCTAGATCCTATAGCAAAGCAGTATATCAAAGAAAATAATATTACTTTAATTAATGAATACAATGGGATTACTGAAAATCAGCAATTTTATTTAACTCCTAATAGTTTAGTGCTTTATTATCAAATTTATGAATATACGCCTTATTATTATGGACTGTTTAAAATAGAAATTCCATATGAGAAAATAGCCAATATTCTGAGTCCTAGAGGACCTATAGCTAAGCTGATGAGATAAAAATATAAAGTACATGAATACGTTCTTGTAAATTCATGTACTTTATATTTTTATATCTATTTCAGAAAAAAATAATCATTAACATATTGATAGTATCCAAAAAAGATACTATAATATTTATATACTATTTGAAAAAAGTACTCTTTATAAGTAAACTGCATCTTAGCCTCTAAATCACTTGATAGGAGTACAAGCGATTACTTTAAAGGAGTTAAAATCTTAATGATATTAAAAAAATTTGATAAAAATTATAATTTTGTTTCTGTATTTAATACAGAAAATGGATTTTACATGAGAACGGGAATATTAAATAGTTCGGGAAAAGACACTGGAATAGAAGCATTCCAATCTTCTTTTCCCGAACTTATAGATATAGGAATTATGGGTCATTGTATTCATGGAAAATCTGGATTGTGCTTAAAAGCAGGAGTTCAATGCTATCAAAATGGTATGAATATACAGGATGAAAATATGAGTTTAGAAAATTATATTAGAATAATAGATGAAATAAAAGGAAAGACTTTTCAAGTAGCACTTGGGGGAAGAGGTGATCCTAATAAACATGAAAATTTTGCCGAAATATTGAAATATACATGGATGAATAATATTGTTCCCAATTATACCACATCAGGATTTTTATTGGATGAGGTGGAAGTAGAACTAACAAAAAAATATTGTGGTGCAGTTGCAGTTTCATGGTATTCTGAAGAATATACTATAGAGGCCATAGATATGTTTAAAAATTCAGGTGTAAAAGTCAATATTCATTATGTATTAAGTGACAAGAGTATAGAAAAAGCTTTGTATATGCTTAAAAATAATAGTTTTCCAAATGGAATAAATGCAGTTATATTTTTAATACATAAGCCTGTAGGTCTGGGAAAAGAAGATAATGTTTTAAAATATGAAGATATACCTGTGAGAAGTTTTTTTAGTAATATAATGTCAAAAAAATATCCCTTCAAAATAGGTTTTGACAGTTGTAGTGTGCCAGCACTAATAAATTTTAATAATAATTTTAATATCTGCAGTATTGATACCTGTGAAGCAGCTAGATGGTCTATGTATATTACTCCAGATATGAAAGCTCTACCCTGTAGTTTTGATCAGGAATTAAAATGGTCTGTGGACTTAAAAGATAAAAGTATAGATGATGCCTGGAACAGTGATATATTTGAAAATTTTAGAAATAAACTAAAAAAATCATGTCCCCATTGCAGGGAAAAAGTTAATTGCATGGGAGGATGCCCATTATGCAGAAGTATTATATTATGCAATAGAGAGGAAATGTATAAATTATGAAAATAAGAATGGATTTTGTTACCAATAGTTCTTCATCAAGTTTTATCTTAGGTGTAAAAGATGAACTGACAAAGGAAAAAATATTAAATATGATGAAAGTACCTGAAGATTCACTTCTGAGAGGATTAGCTGAGGAGTTTGCTTCTATTATTTATTCAAACTCATCAAAATTTAAATTAGATGAAATATTAGAAGATTACGGATGTGAGGATATTTCCGAATTGCCAGATATGTATAAGAAAATAATTGGTAATGATGAATTTATATTTTATGAAGGTGCAGTATCAGATGAAATAAGTAATATCTATAGTACTTTATGTCATATGGATTTTGATCATGAAGATGAAAATTTTATATTTTATAAGGAAGCTGGATATTAGAGAAGATACGAATAGTCAATTTGGATTATTGCCTATTCGTGTATATAAAATTTAACATAAACTGCCTTACCAATAACTTTGAAAGAATCTTCTTCTAGTTCTTCTTTAGACAAGGCTATAGGGTTATATTTATGATTTTCTGGTAATATTATTAAGTTATCTCCACATTTTAATACTCTTCTTAGTATAATACCCATATTTTTCACCTGTATAAGCATTAATTTATTATCTTCTATATAATCTTGTTTACAAATACACACTAAATCGTCTTTAAATATACGGGCATTTGACATGCTGTTATCTTTAACTTTGAAGAAAAAGTAATTTTTAGAAAGCTCCTGAGGCTTGTCAAAATATTCATATCCGCTGATATTTTCAGCGATAAATAGTGATGGATGATTTTTAGTAATTTGAAATATAGGAATCCTTGAGAGGTAATTGGATTCCACTTTTTTTATGTTTGTTACGCCAATTAGATAATCTATTGAAACATTAAAATAATCTGATAAAAGCTTCAGTGTTTCAATATTAGGTTGTAGTCTTCCAAGTTCATATTTTGATATATTTGCCTTGGTGAGATTTAAAATTGAAGCAATTGCTCCCTGGGTCAAATTGTTTTCTTCTCTAAGTTCTCTAAGTCTCATTGCAAAATTCATAACTGTACCAACTCCCAAGTATATTTTATAATAAATACAATAAAAACCATATTTTATTTCTAAAAAAGATATTACATTATAAAAGTTTCTAAAAAAGCTACTCACATTACTCGAAAATTGTCAAAAATATCTCCAGTAACAGCTTTGAGTAAGTTCCGGGCAAATACCTAGAGATATAAATTTCTAAATATCAATGAAGTATTTAAACTCATACATAATATGATAAAAACTGTTATAATTGTAAGTATAATAAAATAAAAATTAAAGGTGGTTTTTTATGTTGATTTCTGCCCCTGAAAGTGCACCATATAATGAGGCTAATGTATCTTGTGCAGCTGCCAATATTACTATTGCTGCCACTGAACTTGCATTTGGCTCTTGTTATGTAATTTCACCTCTGCCGGGATTGGATGTTGAAGTTGAACTAGACAAAAAAATTGGAGTTTCTGAAGGATTTGCACTTATTTGTGGTGTGCTGATAGGATATTCTGATGGAGATGCTTTTTCAGTAAAAAAATCTAGTACAAATAATGTGAATTACTGCAAATAGGCATTTTTTAATTTCAATATATCTATTTTGTATATTATTAAATTACTTTTTAGTTTTAAACTGCATGCAATATATGGGAAACAATTTTAATTAAAATATAAGATATTCTTCAAATAAAAATCTTTATAATAAAAGCCCTGACAACCCCAGGGCTTTTATTAATTAAGGTAAAACATAATGAGTGAGATAATAAAGTATTTTTATGAGCATTAATCATTATACCCAATCTATTATATTTTATATTTATTCTTATTGTTGTAATTAGAATTGTGATGTTCTGATAAAAAATAAAATTACAAAAATGTAAGATTCATATTTAAGTTGTAAGTCTAAAGTCATTGTTGTAGTGCAATTGAAGAAATATAATGAACTAGGAAAGGGTAATTACCTATGACAAATTATAAGTAAAGGGGTAAAAATATGGATGAGATATTGAAAGTTGAAAATTTATCAAAAATTTACGGTGAAGGAGAAAATAAGGTAGAGGCATTAAAAAATGTATCTTTTACTATAAATAGAGGTGAATTTATAGCAATAATGGGAGTTTCTGGTTCAGGCAAGAGTACACTTCTTCACATGATAGGAGGACTTGATAGACCAACAGATGGAAAAGTGTATGTTGATGGTGAGGACATATATAAATTAAATGAACAAAAGCTGGCTATATTTAGAAGAAGAAATATTGGGTTTGTATTTCAATTCTTTAACCTTATACCTGTTTTGGATGTAGAAGAAAATATATCCCTTCCTGCACTTTTAGATAAAGAAAAAGTAGATAAAAATTATTTAAATGAAATAATAGGCATGTTGGGATTGAAAGATAGGATAAAACATCTTCCTTCCGAGCTTTCAGGAGGCCAGCAGCAGAGAGTATCCATTGGCAGAGCTCTCATAAATAAACCTGCCCTGATCCTGGCAGATGAGCCCACAGGAAATTTGGACAGTAAAAATGGCAGAGAAGTTATAGAGCTTTTAAAGCTGTCATCTAAAAAGTATAATCAAACTTTAATTGTCATAACTCATGATATGAATGTGGCTGACCAGGCAGAAAGGGTAATTACCATAGGTGACGGAGAAATAAATAGGGGGTGATAAATACATGAAAAGCTATAAGGAAATAACAGATAAATATTTAAAACACAATAAAAAGAGAATGTTGCTTACTATTTTGGGGATAATACTTTCTGTAGCCTTAATAACCTCTGTAGGACTTTTTATAAAAAGCTTGCAAAATTCATTTATTGAAAGTACCATAAAATCGGAAGGTGGATTTCATGTCAAAATTTCAAATATAAGTAATGAGGATTATAATGAATTAAAAAACAATGCTAAAATTGACAGCATAGGTATTCAGGAAAACTGGCTGGAATGTGATGTAAATGAAGGTAAGAAGATAGAAATTGATAAGTTCGATAAAAATTCTCTGGAACTTTTGCCAGACTATTATAAAGCAATTAAAGGAAGGCTTCCACAGAAAGAAGGAGAAATAGCATTTGAGAACTGGATATTTAAATATATGGACAATTCTCCTAAGATAGGTGATACTATAAAGCTAAAAACAGCTAGTGGTCAGATGAAAAATTTTAAAATTACAGGAATTATTCCCAATCAAATTCAAACTCAGTATAACGGTATTGCTTTAGGAATGACCTATTCAAATAAATTTGATATAGAAAGATCAACAATATATATGACTATATATAAAAGTGGAGGAATACGTAATACTGTAGATGAGTTAAGTAAGAAATTTAAGGAAAACTGCATAAGTAATAAGCATTTGTTGGATTATTCAGGTGAGGGCAGCAATGATTTGAATAAAAGCCTTTATTCTACGGCAGCAATAGTAATAGTAATAATTATAATGGCTACTATAGCAATTATATATAATTCATTTCAAATAAGTGTAATGGAGAGAATTAAACAGTTTGGACTTTTAAGGGCCGTGGGAGCCACACCTTTACAAATAAGAAAAATAGTTTTAAGAGAAGCTTCCATAATAAGTGCAGCAGGGATTCCACTTGGACTTCTAGGGGGAATATTTGCAATGTTTGTGGTAAGCAAAGTATTTAGCATAATGTCAGGTACATTATTTGGGACTTTAAAAATAGTAATTCCATACTATGTACTTATTATAAGTGCTCTGGTGGGATTAGCGGCTGTATATATATCTGCATTTATTCCCGCAAGATCCGCAGGGAAGGTATCACCTTTAGCCGCCATAAGCAGTAGGGCGTATATATCAAGGGAAAAGATAAATAGAAACAGGGGAAGGATACTCAAAAAGTTTTTAAATATAGAAAGTGTTATGGCATTTAAAAATATAAAAAGAAATAGGAAAAAGTTTAGAGTTACTGTTTTTTCCATGGTAATAAGTATAGCCTTATTTATATTTTTCTCCTCTTTTATAAGTATGATGCAAAATTTCACAGAAGCTCCGTCTGAAAGTGATAAAATGCATTTTTGGGTTATTGGTATAATTGATAAAAGTGGTGATAGCTCCCTTAAAACTGATTTTATAGATAAAATAAAGAAAAATAATCTTGTAGATAAAGCATATATATCCTATGGAACCTACCAGTCAAATATTTTTATTTCTGATAGTGAAAAGAACAGTTATATAGCTGAAAATGCACCGGAAATATATAAAAAGGTAAGCGTTAAAAATGAAATTGTAAATTCTATGGATGCAGTTATGGACATATATGACCAGGATAAAATGACAAGTATTAAAAACTATATAAAAGAGGGCAGAGAAGATACTGATTACATGAAACAGGAAAATGGTGTTATCCTAGTCAAAAATAATAAAATGACTATAAATGAAAAATATTATAACGGGGCAATTACTAATTTAAAAGTAGGAGACAGCTTTTATATAAATAAAAATATGCTCTATAAAGGCATGACAGGTGAAGATTACACGGAAGAAAATAGTAGTTCCAATTTAACAAATTACAATATGGTTAAAGTTAAAGTAGCAGCTGTGGTGGAAAATGATCCCTATTATTTTTATAATGGAGACAACAAGTCTTTAAATATAATAATAACGAAGGACGTAATAAAAAATATAACAGGTAAAGATAAGTTTCCCATTAAAACAGCAGATATAACTTTGAAGAATGAGAAAGATGAGGATAAATTTAATGAATTTCTGCAACCCTTATGTGATAGTAATGGGGTAAAATTAAGAGATATAGTTAAAATAAATCAGGCAAGAAGGGCAGATTCACTTCAGCTTTTAATTCTTATGTATGGTTTTATAGCTGTAATATCTTTCATAGGGGCTGTTAATATAATAAATACCATAACCACAAACTTGGTTTTAAGAAGAAAAGAGATAGCCTCTTTAAGTGCACTTGGCATGACTTATAAAAATATAAGGCTTATGATTTTAACAGAAGGAGTTTTATATGGATTGTATGGTGCTCTTTACGGTGGAATTGTTGGAAGTTTGCTATCCTATGGATTATCTTTTCCTATGAGAAAAATTATGGATTTTAAATGGAGCATTCCATGGAGTATGATATTTATTAGTACAATAGCTGCAATATTTATCGGACTCATATCTGTAATTAAACCTTTATCAAAAATTAAAAAAGAAAATATAATAGATGTCATAAGAGAAGAGGATTAGTTATAATATATATTAGCTGATTATTACAACACATATTTTTAAATATGATTTTTAGTGGAGGTGGCTGCTAATTTGAGTAAAATATTGCTTCTTGAGGATGATAAAGCATTGGCTCTTGGAATTGAATTTACACTTTTAGATGAAGGATATGATGTTGTAAAATGTTCATATGCCAGGGAAGCAGTAGAGGCTTTCAATAGTGAAGTTTTTGATATTTTGGTATTAGACGTAATGCTTCCAGATGAAAATGGATATGATGTATGTAAATATGTACGTAAAAAAAGTCAGGTTCCAGTTATATTTCTAACTGCCTGTGATGAAGAAGTAAATGTGGTTTTGGGACTGGATATAGGAGCAGACGATTATATAACAAAGCCCTTTAGGGTAAAAGAATTTGTATCTAGAATTAAAGCTATTTTAAGAAGAACAAAAAGTAAGAATTATAAGCCTAAAATATTAAAATGCAAAGATATAGTTTTAAATACAGAAAGATTGGAAGTTTATAAAAAAGGACATGATGTGGCGCTTTCTATGCAGGAGTATAAATTGCTTTTACTTTTTATGACTAATGCCCAAAAAGTTATGAGTAGAGAACGGATATTGAATGAGCTCACTGATGGAAGCGGAGATTACTTTGATGCCAATACTCTTTCGGTGTATATAAAAAGGATAAGAGAAAAGATAGAACAGGATTCTTCAAATCCTGAGTACATAAAAACTAGAAGAGGTTTCGGGTATGAGTGGGATATAAAAGTTGAAAGGGAGTAGAATAATATGACTTTGTATTATGAAAATCCAGAACTTAAGAGGAGTTCATGTGTTATATTAATTCTGGCAATAATCTTTATGGTAATAAACTTTTTTATTCTCAATAGAGGTTATGAAAGGGTAAAAGAAGATTATATAAATAACAATGCAGCTTTAGTAGGGAAAATAGTAAAAATTCATCCTGAACTTAAATATGAAGTAGTATCTATAATAACAAAAGGCAGCAGTCAGGAAGATATTGAATTTGGAAGAAAGATACTTAACAATTATGATTATAAGGAAAATTTGAATATAAACTTATTACCTGAATTAAAAGCGGACTATAGTAATTTAAATAAGTCTGTGCTTTTTTCCATGGCTTGTTTTTTTATAATTGTATTTTTGATAAATAGTATTGAATATGTAAGAATGTATAAAAAACTTGAAAGTCTTATGTTAGCAGCAAAAAATATAATAGATTACAATTTTGATGTAGGTATTTATGAAAATACTGAGGGTATATTTGCAAAGCTTGCCCATACATTTAACAATATGAGAGTTATTTTAAAAAATAACTTAATTCAAATTCAGAAAGAAAAAAATTTTCTAATAAATACCCTGTCAGATATATCCCACCAGATAAAAACTCCTATTTCTTCTTTGATAATATATAATGATATACTTTTAAATAGAAAAATAAATGAAGAAAAGAAAATTGAATTTCTAAGGATCAGCCAGAATCAGCTAAATAGAATTCAGTGGCTTGTAAAAAGTTTGCTTCAACTTGCAAGACTTGATGTAGGAGCAGTAAAATTTGAAATAAAAAGTAATGATATAAATAAAACTGTAACAGAGTCTATAGAATCACTTAAAATAAAGTCAGAAAATGCAAATGTTGAAGTTGAATTTTATCCTGAAGAAAATGAAATTATGGTTAATCATGATCCAAATTGGATAAATGAAGCTATTATAAATATAATTAAGAATGCCATTGAGCACACTAAACCAGGTGGGAAAGTCCAAATATTTACGGAGAAATCTCAGGTATGTTCTAGAATAATAGTTAAGGACAATGGCGAAGGAATACACAGGGAAGAAATTAAACATATATTTGAGAGATTCTATAAGGGAAGAACAAATAGAAATGAAGAATCTATTGGAATTGGACTGGCACTTTCAAAATCCATAATTGAAGGAAATAAGGGTATGATTAATGTAAAAAGTAAAATGGGTAAGGGAACTACCTTTGAGGTTATTTTTTTAAACAGATTCATTTAATTTATCCATATATCAGGAATTAAAAAGAAAATATAATAGATGTCATAAGAAGAGAAGATTAGATATAATAAATTATATCAATTATTAAAGAAAGGAATGCGTATGATTTCTGATTTTTTACTGGTAGGAGGAATTATTTGTGCTGCTATAATTATAATGGTGGTTAAAGATAAAAAATCAAATAAATAGCATTCTATTATTAAAGCTGTAAAATAATAATGTGTTGATATATTTAATATAACCATCTTAAATATGTCAACATATAAATTTTAGCAGAACTTATCTAGGGGCGTAGTAATGCTTATCTCCTACTTTGAAGAAGGGAGTGCATTATAACATTTGCTTTTCAGCATATTTAGATTTTTTCATATCAATTCGATTACTATTTCTTATTTCACATCATAACCACTTTTTCTACAATTCAATTGAGAATTTTAACAAATTGTAAAATATAAAAAGGAATTTAGAACTTTTTGTAGAATATTTATAAAAAATGAATTTTGTGAGAACAAGTTGATATAGTGTTTACAATTTTAGAAGTATGAAAGTGTATTAAACATTAGAAAAAATTAAAAAGTATTGAATTTGTAGAAGTGGGAGGAGATTTTATGTCATATTGTTCCAAATGCGGGAAAAAATTCAAAGAAGAGGATGTGTACTGTTCCGATTGTGGAAGTAAAAGGGTGGATCTAGATGAAAATATACAAATTAGGAATAAAAACGTACAGAGTATTAAAGTAGATATTAATTTTAAGGTAGTTATGGATATTCTTATAAATATGTTTTTAAAACCAATTTCCACAGCTAAAAGATTTATAAATGACAGTAGAAAGGATGCAGTAATTATATTAACTATATTTATTGCAATTATGCATGGACTTTTGGGTATGTGGAGAATAAATCAGATTGTTTCAAGCATAAATTATATTGTAATAAAACTTGCAGGTAAGATACTTAAGATAATAAATTTGATTGTTCCTGGTGAATATTCTAGTTCAATAAGTAGTAACGATATTAATGAAATAACTATACAACTTGACAGGATGAAATCAATTGTAAAAATACCTTATGGAGAG
This window encodes:
- a CDS encoding MFS transporter, yielding MNKTENQTYEKRWIILFTVISATFMATLDGSIVNVALPNMSDKLNVNMAQISWVVTSFLITISATILIFGRLGDIKGKMKVFKFGVVVFTLGSLLCGFTHSLPLLVTARVIQAVGAAATMATNQGIITQVFPKHERGRALGLIGTFVALGSMAGPPIGGLIVSAVSWEYIFLINVPIGIIVFIMAMKVLPKSHDVVEEKVDGKGSLLFTVFIVLLFGALLQGQSIGYNNPFVISAFIISFVSFVIFIIVENKIQVPLLELGIFKNSLFSISIICAFISFICIGASNIILPFYFQDVLKFSPAATGLFMMVSPVVLSIVAPISGYMSDKIGSEILTLIGLLLTSIGLFLISSLSEKSSLIILVVYIVVMTIGNGMFQSPNNSLVMSTVSKNKLGIAGSVNALIRNLGLVLGTAVATLLLYNRMSYRIGYRVVDYVKGRDDIFIYGMRWVYISAGILCLVGVAITALRFYRNKGDEIKLKMKKSKTSEDNAI
- a CDS encoding RsiV family protein codes for the protein MIYFRYPHKYKYPFEAEEPYYRNDTYKEDLKKSIKLQEQKLAPANFSIQYPFIDPLNYKGSGVGKVNNEIINQVSELFKKQVLQIGAVDFNEVLGNYEVMLNKNGILSILFSMYIYVNRAAHGSTLYSSMTANVKTGQIYSFSDLFNSKVYYKGFLDPIAKQYIKENNITLINEYNGITENQQFYLTPNSLVLYYQIYEYTPYYYGLFKIEIPYEKIANILSPRGPIAKLMR
- a CDS encoding radical SAM/SPASM domain-containing protein produces the protein MILKKFDKNYNFVSVFNTENGFYMRTGILNSSGKDTGIEAFQSSFPELIDIGIMGHCIHGKSGLCLKAGVQCYQNGMNIQDENMSLENYIRIIDEIKGKTFQVALGGRGDPNKHENFAEILKYTWMNNIVPNYTTSGFLLDEVEVELTKKYCGAVAVSWYSEEYTIEAIDMFKNSGVKVNIHYVLSDKSIEKALYMLKNNSFPNGINAVIFLIHKPVGLGKEDNVLKYEDIPVRSFFSNIMSKKYPFKIGFDSCSVPALINFNNNFNICSIDTCEAARWSMYITPDMKALPCSFDQELKWSVDLKDKSIDDAWNSDIFENFRNKLKKSCPHCREKVNCMGGCPLCRSIILCNREEMYKL
- a CDS encoding helix-turn-helix domain-containing protein, which encodes MNFAMRLRELREENNLTQGAIASILNLTKANISKYELGRLQPNIETLKLLSDYFNVSIDYLIGVTNIKKVESNYLSRIPIFQITKNHPSLFIAENISGYEYFDKPQELSKNYFFFKVKDNSMSNARIFKDDLVCICKQDYIEDNKLMLIQVKNMGIILRRVLKCGDNLIILPENHKYNPIALSKEELEEDSFKVIGKAVYVKFYIHE
- a CDS encoding ABC transporter ATP-binding protein, giving the protein MDEILKVENLSKIYGEGENKVEALKNVSFTINRGEFIAIMGVSGSGKSTLLHMIGGLDRPTDGKVYVDGEDIYKLNEQKLAIFRRRNIGFVFQFFNLIPVLDVEENISLPALLDKEKVDKNYLNEIIGMLGLKDRIKHLPSELSGGQQQRVSIGRALINKPALILADEPTGNLDSKNGREVIELLKLSSKKYNQTLIVITHDMNVADQAERVITIGDGEINRG
- a CDS encoding ABC transporter permease is translated as MKSYKEITDKYLKHNKKRMLLTILGIILSVALITSVGLFIKSLQNSFIESTIKSEGGFHVKISNISNEDYNELKNNAKIDSIGIQENWLECDVNEGKKIEIDKFDKNSLELLPDYYKAIKGRLPQKEGEIAFENWIFKYMDNSPKIGDTIKLKTASGQMKNFKITGIIPNQIQTQYNGIALGMTYSNKFDIERSTIYMTIYKSGGIRNTVDELSKKFKENCISNKHLLDYSGEGSNDLNKSLYSTAAIVIVIIIMATIAIIYNSFQISVMERIKQFGLLRAVGATPLQIRKIVLREASIISAAGIPLGLLGGIFAMFVVSKVFSIMSGTLFGTLKIVIPYYVLIISALVGLAAVYISAFIPARSAGKVSPLAAISSRAYISREKINRNRGRILKKFLNIESVMAFKNIKRNRKKFRVTVFSMVISIALFIFFSSFISMMQNFTEAPSESDKMHFWVIGIIDKSGDSSLKTDFIDKIKKNNLVDKAYISYGTYQSNIFISDSEKNSYIAENAPEIYKKVSVKNEIVNSMDAVMDIYDQDKMTSIKNYIKEGREDTDYMKQENGVILVKNNKMTINEKYYNGAITNLKVGDSFYINKNMLYKGMTGEDYTEENSSSNLTNYNMVKVKVAAVVENDPYYFYNGDNKSLNIIITKDVIKNITGKDKFPIKTADITLKNEKDEDKFNEFLQPLCDSNGVKLRDIVKINQARRADSLQLLILMYGFIAVISFIGAVNIINTITTNLVLRRKEIASLSALGMTYKNIRLMILTEGVLYGLYGALYGGIVGSLLSYGLSFPMRKIMDFKWSIPWSMIFISTIAAIFIGLISVIKPLSKIKKENIIDVIREED
- a CDS encoding response regulator transcription factor; translation: MSKILLLEDDKALALGIEFTLLDEGYDVVKCSYAREAVEAFNSEVFDILVLDVMLPDENGYDVCKYVRKKSQVPVIFLTACDEEVNVVLGLDIGADDYITKPFRVKEFVSRIKAILRRTKSKNYKPKILKCKDIVLNTERLEVYKKGHDVALSMQEYKLLLLFMTNAQKVMSRERILNELTDGSGDYFDANTLSVYIKRIREKIEQDSSNPEYIKTRRGFGYEWDIKVERE
- a CDS encoding sensor histidine kinase translates to MTLYYENPELKRSSCVILILAIIFMVINFFILNRGYERVKEDYINNNAALVGKIVKIHPELKYEVVSIITKGSSQEDIEFGRKILNNYDYKENLNINLLPELKADYSNLNKSVLFSMACFFIIVFLINSIEYVRMYKKLESLMLAAKNIIDYNFDVGIYENTEGIFAKLAHTFNNMRVILKNNLIQIQKEKNFLINTLSDISHQIKTPISSLIIYNDILLNRKINEEKKIEFLRISQNQLNRIQWLVKSLLQLARLDVGAVKFEIKSNDINKTVTESIESLKIKSENANVEVEFYPEENEIMVNHDPNWINEAIINIIKNAIEHTKPGGKVQIFTEKSQVCSRIIVKDNGEGIHREEIKHIFERFYKGRTNRNEESIGIGLALSKSIIEGNKGMINVKSKMGKGTTFEVIFLNRFI
- a CDS encoding zinc ribbon domain-containing protein; this translates as MSYCSKCGKKFKEEDVYCSDCGSKRVDLDENIQIRNKNVQSIKVDINFKVVMDILINMFLKPISTAKRFINDSRKDAVIILTIFIAIMHGLLGMWRINQIVSSINYIVIKLAGKILKIINLIVPGEYSSSISSNDINEITIQLDRMKSIVKIPYGEIFLQNFILILVSILVVFILLYLANTLLSKSKPRVFQYYKTALIVTVPILYFEFFSILFSYLSFNIGLAIALFGFIVSLVCFVMIIKESLVIPENYTLFVVSFIDLVTIIVLIVWFQKCMPSVISNIMSSIINDIKSLNL